Proteins encoded in a region of the Vicia villosa cultivar HV-30 ecotype Madison, WI linkage group LG5, Vvil1.0, whole genome shotgun sequence genome:
- the LOC131603897 gene encoding zinc finger protein CONSTANS-LIKE 6-like: MITDMKSGGADAGALGAKTARACDSCMRRRARWFCAADDAFLCHGCDNLVHSANQLASRHERVRLQTASGKVATTTATAKAWHSGFTRKARTPRHNKNSSIQQQQQRLKEKVLFNTSFLPLVPELGGEEEEEERERELLVDINEIAGEEEEEQLLCRVPVFDVGPFDLENCNVKNDAADFEDMCDLDSFCEFDVDLAEFAANVESLLGVGSSEIHENSSEQVFDYKQENEMDPSKNEVLKVKDEELDDLESVFDMTSDEVFHWNIDHDESMGHQEKEFMPLSINSSVGVSESVITKEETKRERFLRLNYEDVISAWTRQGSPSPWTTGNPPKFNSEDDSWQNFLGSSGVEGEIRTLRGNLIGSNGDGGREARVSRYREKRRTRLFAKKIRYEVRKLNAEKRPRMKGRFVKRTTCFAGGATSFPTNYH; encoded by the exons ATGATAACCGATATGAAAAGTGGTGGTGCAGATGCAGGTGCCTTGGGAGCCAAGACAGCGAGAGCTTGTGATAGCTGTATGAGAAGAAGGGCACGTTGGTTCTGTGCTGCTGATGATGCTTTTCTTTGTCATGGTTGTGACAATTTGGTTCATTCGGCGAATCAGTTAGCGAGTAGACACGAAAGGGTTCGCCTTCAAACCGCGTCTGGTAAGGTAGCAACGACGACAGCAACTGCGAAAGCATGGCATAGTGGATTCACTAGAAAGGCGAGGACGCCGCGTCATAATAAGAATTCGTCGATTCAACAACAGCAGCAACGGCTTAAGGAGAAGGTTCTTTTTAATACTAGTTTTCTTCCGCTCGTTCCTGAGCTCGGaggtgaggaagaagaagaagaacgggAACGGGAATTACTAGTTGATATTAATGAGATTGcgggggaggaggaggaggagcagttGCTGTGTCGCGTCCCGGTTTTTGATGTAGGCCCTTTTGATTTAGAGAATTGTAATGTGAAAAATGATGCTGCTGATTTCGAGGACATGTGTGATTTGGATAGTTTCTGTGAGTTTGATGTTGATCTTGCTGAGTTTGCAGCAAATGTTGAGAGTTTACTTGGTGTTGGGAGTAGCGAGATTCATGAGAATTCGTCGGAACAAGTGTTTGATTATAAACAAGAGAATGAAATGGATCCATCCAAAAATGAAGTATTGAAGGTTAAAGATGAAGAACTTGATGACTTGGAATCGGTTTTTGATATGACAAGTGATGAAGTTTTTCATTGGAATATTGATCATGATGAATCAATGGGACACCAAGAGAAAGAGTTTATGCCTTTGAGTATTAATAGTAGTGTTGGTGTTAGTGAGAGTGTTATTACTAAAGAGGAAACTAAAAGAGAGAGATTTTTGAGACTAAACTATGAAGATGTTATTAGTGCTTGGACTAGGCAAGGCTCTCCTTCTCCATGGACTACCGGAAACCCTCCTAAGTTCAACTCCGAAGATGATTCATGGCAAAACTTCTTG GGTTCAAGTGGTGTAGAAGGAGAAATAAGAACCCTAAGAGGGAACTTAATAGGAAGTAATGGAGATGGAGGAAGAGAAGCAAGAGTATCAAGGTATAGAGAGAAAAGAAGAACACGTTTGTTTGCAAAGAAGATAAGATATGAAGTAAGGAAATTGAATGCAGAGAAAAGACCAAGAATGAAAGGTCGTTTTGTTAAAAGAACAACATGTTTTGCTGGAGGAGCAACTTCATTTCCAACTAATTATCACTGA